The following are encoded together in the Brassica napus cultivar Da-Ae chromosome A9, Da-Ae, whole genome shotgun sequence genome:
- the LOC106357679 gene encoding uncharacterized protein LOC106357679 has translation MDSFTFDNVKAEKAKALRRYNRFRSIGRFFRAAEVCVAVIFILWTFTRLPFAVQISREFLRRIAGVISTPLFVFLFGNCIVVALLAKSSVEENRGSTASDAETEIYEALVRSKPSDEEGEELAEEIVYDDKEVVVVADSSNNNIPHGLEIDSDTCPVSDEPKEYGRSKSDVCLNHMVIPKPSSLQRSETEKCIRTDDINNNNNNNDDDNMNNYAEDNLSNEEFQKTIEAFIAKQLMFRRQESLAVVVHNKS, from the coding sequence ATGGATTCGTTCACTTTCGATAACGTGAAAGCAGAGAAAGCCAAGGCGCTGCGGCGATACAACCGCTTCCGCAGTATCGGACGTTTCTTCCGCGCCGCCGAGGTCTGCGTCGCCGTCATCTTCATCCTCTGGACCTTTACGCGCCTTCCTTTCGCCGTCCAAATCTCCAGAGAGTTCCTCCGCCGCATCGCCGGCGTCATATCGACTCCACTCTTCGTCTTCCTCTTCGGGAACTGCATCGTCGTTGCTCTCCTCGCCAAGTCCTCTGTGGAGGAGAACAGAGGATCCACCGCCTCGGACGCAGAAACAGAAATCTACGAGGCGTTGGTGAGATCCAAGCCGTccgatgaagaaggagaagagttggCGGAGGAGATCGTTTACGACGACAAAGAGGTGGTGGTCGTCGCTGACtcatcaaataataatattcctCACGGCTTGGAAATAGATTCGGACACGTGCCCCGTTTCTGATGAGCCTAAGGAGTATGGAAGAAGCAAGTCCGATGTGTGTTTAAATCATATGGTCATCCCTAAACCTTCTTCTCTCCAGAGATCGGAGACTGAAAAGTGCATTAGGACCGatgatattaataataataacaataataatgatgatgataatatgaATAATTATGCAGAGGATAACCTTAGCAACGAAGAGTTTCAGAAAACGATTGAAGCCTTCATTGCCAAACAGTTGATGTTTCGTCGCCAAGAATCTTTAGCCGTCGTCGTCCACAACAAATcctaa